In one window of Campylobacter hepaticus DNA:
- the rfaD gene encoding ADP-glyceromanno-heptose 6-epimerase: MKIAITGGAGFIGSQLALNLQEEHEILIIDKMRSSAVFENGNLQSFGHFKNLLEFNGELFVGDISDEKVLKKIEDFKPEVIFHQAAISDTTVFDQTKVLQTNLNTFKDFIELSIKLHAKLIYASSASVYGDALSPQTVGKDEEPKNPYAFSKFMMDKLASKYYDKAHLVGLRYFNVYGKGEFYKNKTASMILQFAHQILAGKNPRLFEGSDKIYRDFTYIKDTISANLVALSSKCGVYNVGSGQARTFQDIVDILQKELNTNLPCEYIPNPYVKSYQFHTQAKLDSTWLYEPKFSLEEGIKDYLVEIKRLFEKEVNA; encoded by the coding sequence ATGAAAATAGCAATCACAGGTGGTGCAGGATTTATAGGATCTCAACTTGCTTTAAATTTGCAAGAAGAACATGAAATTTTAATTATAGATAAAATGCGTAGTAGTGCTGTTTTTGAAAACGGTAATTTGCAAAGTTTTGGGCATTTTAAAAATTTACTTGAATTTAATGGAGAGCTTTTTGTAGGTGATATTAGCGATGAAAAAGTGTTGAAAAAAATTGAAGATTTTAAACCTGAGGTGATTTTTCATCAAGCAGCTATTTCAGATACAACAGTTTTTGATCAAACTAAGGTTTTGCAAACAAATCTTAATACTTTTAAAGATTTTATAGAGCTTAGCATTAAACTTCATGCAAAATTAATTTATGCTAGTTCAGCTTCTGTTTATGGTGATGCTTTAAGCCCACAAACTGTAGGAAAAGATGAAGAACCAAAAAATCCTTATGCTTTTTCAAAATTTATGATGGATAAGCTTGCTAGTAAATACTATGATAAGGCACATTTGGTAGGGCTTAGATATTTTAACGTTTATGGTAAGGGAGAATTTTATAAAAATAAAACTGCTTCTATGATTTTACAATTTGCCCATCAAATTTTAGCAGGAAAAAACCCACGTTTATTTGAAGGTAGTGATAAAATTTATAGGGATTTTACTTATATAAAAGATACTATTAGTGCCAATTTGGTAGCCCTTTCTTCAAAATGTGGGGTTTATAATGTAGGAAGTGGTCAAGCAAGAACTTTTCAAGATATCGTTGATATTTTACAAAAAGAACTTAATACAAATTTGCCTTGTGAATATATTCCAAATCCTTATGTAAAATCTTATCAATTTCACACTCAAGCTAAACTTGATTCAACTTGGCTTTATGAGCCAAAATTTAGTCTTGAAGAAGGAATAAAAGATTATTTAGTAGAGATAAAAAGGCTTTTTGAAAAGGAAGTGAATGCTTGA